The nucleotide sequence CACTCATAGTTATTTCAAAATAGTTTTCAATGTCAGTTAATGTGTGAGAAAATTGTTAGGGTGTTCAAAACTATAATAGTAATTTTGCCTTTCAAAGCAAAGTTAAATAGAATGAGCGGAACAATCCTAGCTATAGAATCATCTTGTGATGAAACATCAGCATCAGTAGTCAAAAATGGTACTGTACTTAGTAATATAGTATCTACACAAGAAGTACACCAAAAATATGGTGGTGTAGTTCCTGAATTGGCTTCTAGAGCACATCAAAAAAATATTCTTCCTGTTGTCAGTGCTGCTTTAGATGATGCAGGTGTTGAGAAAAAGGACCTTGATGCTGTTGCTTTTACTAAAGGACCTGGTCTTCTTGGAGCATTACTGGTAGGTACTTCATTTGCTAAAGGTATGGCTATGGCACTTGATATTCCATTGATTGGAGTAAACCATATGCAAGCACACATTCTTGCTCATTTTATTGATGATCCAAAACCGAACTTCCCATTTTTATGTTTAACAGTGAGTGGAGGCCATACTCAATTGGTTGTAGTTCACTCTCCTCTAAATATGGAAATTGTAGGTGAAACAATAGATGATGCTGTTGGTGAGGCTTTTGATAAAACAGCCAAAATCATGGGATTAGATTATCCTGGTGGTCCATTGATTGATAAATATGCGAAAGAGGGTGACCCGCTAAAATATGAATTCCCTAATGTAAATATTCCAGAGTATAATTTCTCTTTCAGTGGAATTAAAACGGCATTCTTGAACTTCCTTAGAAAGGAATCTCAGAAGGATGAAAACTTTGTGAAAGATAATATGGCAGATCTCTGTGCTAGTATTCAATACACTCTTATTAAAATTCTTATGAAGAAATTGATTAAAGCTTCTAAGGATTTAAATATTAAAGAAATTGGTATTGCCGGTGGTGTTTCTGCAAATTCATCACTAAGAAATACTATATTAGAGGAAGGAAAAAAGAGAGGGTGGAATGTTTTTATCCCTGAATTTGAACATTGTACTGATAATGCTGCTATGATTGCTATGGCTGCCCACTATCAATACGAAGGAAAAGATTTCGAAGCTTTAAATACATCTCCTAATCCTCGATTAAAATTTACAGGATCAGAAAAGTAAGAACTAATGAGCATTTTTATTGTCCTATTTTCATTTGCTATAGCGATTGGTCTAGGCTCTTATTTAAGTATTAATGCAAAAAAGAATAAATTAAATTCTCCAGACCACACTTCGACACCTGAACTAAACGACGCCAACGTTATTAGTTTAGCAAGCCAATATGAGGACGGGATAAGTGTTGCGGCACTCTGCCTTAAAACCAAATCTTCTGCAAAAGCAGCAAAGAAAAAATTGGAAGAACTGAGATCTGAGGGCATTTTACATTTGTCTATTGGAGAAAATGGAACTGAAAAATATATGATCAGTGATACCTCTTTGCTTGATAAAAAGTAAATGTAATACGATACATCTTCACTGATTTTAAAATTGCCTTTTGATTACATATCAAAAGGCTTTTTTGTTTATAAATGCTTTTACATATTTGTAGTATGGAATCACTACTAGCATACATAAACTGGGATGTCAATCCTGAGATCCTCCCAGGTATTTTACCTGTGAGATGGTATGGTTTACTTTTCTCACTAGGATTTTTCATTGGCACATGGATTATGGCCAAAATTTTTGTTAGAGAAAATAGACCTGAGTCTGATGCAGACGCAATTTTAATTTACATGGTAGCCGCTACAATAATCGGAGCAAGACTTGGCCATGTATTTTTCTATCAACCTGATTATTATTTAACCCACCCTATAGAAATTATTCAAATCTGGAAAGGTGGTTTAGCCAGTCATGGTGGTGCGATTGGTATTATCGTCGCATTGTATTTTTATGCTAAAAACCGACCTGATCAACCTTGGTTATGGATACTGGATAGAATTGTAATTCCAGTAGCATTAGCGGGTTGTTTTATTCGTTTTGGTAACCTGATGAACTCTGAGATTATCGGTAAAGCAACGGATGTACCTTGGGCATTTATCTTTGAAAGAGCATATGTTGAAGATCCTATGACTCCACGTCATCCAGCACAATTGTACGAATCTTTAACTTACTTATGTATCTTCTTTATTTTAGGTGCAATCTATAAAAAAGAAGGTCCTAAATTACCGCAAGGAAGGTTATTCGGTTTATTCCTAGTACTTGTCTTCGGTATGCGATTTGTTTGGGAATTCTTTAAAGAAAACCAAGTTGCTTTTGAAGCAAATATGGAATTAAACATGGGACAATGGTTGAGTATTCCTGCTGTATTAGCTGGTTTATTCTTTATCTGGAGATCAACAACTCCTGCCGCTGCTCCTCCTCCATATCCAGAGGTTAATCCTAATGAAGGAAAAAAGAAATAAATAAAAAACTCCACTGAATGTATTTTCAGTGGAGTTTTTTATTTGATCCAATACTTCAATTATCTAGACTCTTCTAGTTTATATTCTTGTAAAGCTGAAGCTAAAAAATCTCTATGCTTATTTACTTCATCTGCATAAGCAGGATCCTTCACAATATTTTTATTTTCTTGAGGATCTTTGATTAAATCATACATCATTTCAGCAATCACTTCTCCTTGTTTGTTTTTGAATAATGTATATCTAAAACCTTTAGTTCTAATAGAATCACCTTGTTTCCATCTACTCAAAGTATAGTCTTTAACTGATGCCTTAGGATTCTTTAAAATTGGTAATAAAGATTGCCCTTGTAATTGTTGAGGTTGGCTAATATCTGCCAATTCACATAACGTAGGGAAGATATCTACAATCTCTGCAAAGCCTTCTACTTTTGCCTTCTTTGTTTTTTTAGAAGACTGTGGCTTGATAATTAATGGAACGTTCAACGCTATATCAAATGTTGAGTGTTTTGCCCAGAAGGTATGTTCACCCAATTGCCATCCATGGTCACCCCAGAGTACAATGATTGTATTGTCGTACAAACCTTGCTCCTTAAGTTCTTGAATAAGTTCACCTAAAAGGTAATCTGAGAAACTTACAGAAGCATAATATCCATGTTTTAGCTTTCTAGCCATTTCATCACTCACGTTTCCTTTACGCGGTACTGTTCTGTACGCTCTAAGTTCACCCCATGTCGTTTTTGCGATGTTAGGCATTCCTTCTGGCAAGAATGGATTTTCTGCCATGGCTATTTCCTCTTCATTATATAAATCCCAAAAACGTTTTGGAGCAACGAAAGGCAAGTGAGGTCTAGCTAAACCAACTGCCATAAAAAAAGGCTGATCTTTTTTCTTGAACTCTTTAAGTTTCTTTTTTGCTAGATCAACAGTTCTACCATCCAAAAAGTCGGTATCCTTACTGTTCTCTACGATTTCATAAGGTAATGACTTCTTATAAGGTTTCTGTGGATTTTCCTTATCAGCTACTAAAGCTGGGTCATGCCACTCAAACATATCCTCTGCAGGATGAAATTCAGTCCAAGAACGTTCAACAGCATCTTTCTTACCATGAATTACTTTACCTGCAGAAAAAGTGTAATAACCGTTTTCTTTAAAGTGTTGACCAATGGTAACGGCATTAGGATAATCCTTATCAATTTTAGCTCCTGCATCTACAAATCGAGTTACAGTAGGTCTTACGCCTGTATGCATAGAAGCTCTTGATGCTCCACAAACTGGCACTTGACAAAACGCATTATAAAATGTTGTCGCATGCTTACTTAATGCATCTATGGATGGTGTTTGAATTATTTTATTATCATAACACCCCAACTCAGGTCGAAGATCATCGACTGTAATTAATAAAACATTCGGCTTCTCTTGAGAGAAGGTGATAGTAGGTAGCAACATTGCTCCTACTATCAAACTTTTAATTTTTTTATACATAACTAACTAGCAGCTTTAACTTCAGCAGTCCAATTCTTAATCATTTTCATCAACTCAGCATTTTTAGGATCGTTGGCATTGAAAATATTATTTGCCTCATATGGATCCTTGCTTAAGTCGTATAACTCATAACGCTCTTCTTTATAGAAGTACATCATTTTAAGGTCACCGTCTCTTGCTACAGTTACATGAATATCGCCTGTAGAGTTTGGCCTTGCTCTTGAAGAGTGCCAGAACAATACTCGGTCTTTAGATCTACCTTTTTCGATATTAGTTTTAATACTCATACCATCAAGGTGTTCGCTTGGGTATAAGTTCAAATCACATAAGTCTAATAAAGTTGGGTATAAATCTGTATTTGTAGTCACCTGATCAATCACTTTATGTCTAGAAATCTTTGCTCCTGAGAAGATCAAAGGAACTTTTGTTCCACCTTCATAAGAGTGGCCTTTACCTGCTCTTAATGGTAAATTAGAAGTAGCTAAATCTCTATTACTTGTTAAACCTCTATTGGATAAACCACCATGATCAGAAGTAAATACAATGATCGTATTATCATAGATACCTTGCTCTTTTAAGGTTTTAACGATTCTTCCTAAGCTCTCATCCACAGACTCTACCATGGCAGCATATACAGGATTATTTTGATGCATTTTCATCTGTCCATCTTTCTGAGTGTACTCAGGACCTTCAAATGTCATTCCTTCCAATTTCGTCTTGTATTTCTTAATCATTTCTTTCTTTGCTTGGAAAGGAGTGTGTACTCCATAGTGACTTAAAATTGCAAAGAATGGCTTTTTATCATGATTAGCAGTAATAAAATCAATTGTTTCATCTGTAAGACGGTCAGTTAAATACTCTCCTTCTTCACCTTCATCCAATCCAATGATTGTTCCATGGCCTTTCTTGTTGATCTTTTTAGGGTTCTTTGAAGTGTTATATGGAAAGAAATAAGATTTAGGAGCTCCAGCTGCACAACCTGCGATATTGATATCATACCCTTTATTATGTGGCCACTCATCTTCCTCATGACCTAAATGCCATTTACCAGCAAAGAAAGTATGGTACCCTTGATCTTTGAATGCTTGACCAATTGTCTTTTCATTATCATAAAACTTTTTCCCTTTGATGGTATTCTCATTTTTTGCTGGAATACCTGCTCTTGCCGGATAACGACCCGTCTGTAAAGCATATCTTGATGGCAAACATCTAGGGTGAGCTACATAAGCATTCGTAAAGTCTACTCCTTCTTCTGCTAAGGCATCAATGTTAGGAGTCTCATAAAAATCAGCATCATGATGTGAAATATCAAAGTATCCCAAATCATCTACTAAAAATATCAATACATTTTTTTTGTCCTGAGCTATTACACTGCTAGCACAGAATAAAAATAAACTAAATAATAAGTTCAAATATCTCATGATTAATATAATTGATGTTGTTAATCTTATTTTAATTTGAAGGTATTCTTACTGCATTGACGTCTTTCTGCCAAGCTAGAATTTTCTCCTTCAATCGTTTCGCTACCTTGTGATCTTCGTGGTAGACATTATTCTCTTCATAAGGATCTTCATCTACTTGATACATTTCGAATCTTTCCTCATCATAGAAATAAAACAACTTGTAGTTATCTTCTCTCACTACAGTACAATTAGTATCTCCCGTAGACCTAGGTCTCGCCATTGGAGAATGCCAATAAATTGTCCTTTTTATCTTCTTATTTTTTGTGATCGCTTTTTTGATACTCACCCCATCTTTGTGTTGAGAAGGAATCAATGGCAAATCACAAAGATCAAGAAGTGTAGGATAAAGGTCTGTATTTGTTGTCAATTGCTCCGACTTTTGTGATGCATTCGGAACATTACCTGCGATAATTAAAGGTACTTTAGTTCCACCTTCATAATTATGTCCTTTTCCGGCTCTTAAAGGTAAATTCGAAGTAGCGATTTTCCTTTTGTTACCTACACCTCTGTTCGATAAACCTCCATGATCTGAAGTAAAGACAATAATTGTGTTATCATATAAGTTCCTATCTTTCAATGCTTTCACAATAGCACCTAAACTTTCATCTACAGATTCTATCATTGCAGCATAAACTGGATCATTTTGATGTTGCTTTGTTTCTCCATCTTTATGAATAAACTCAGGTCCTTCGAAAGACATTCCCTTAAGTTTCTTTTTATACTTCTGAACTAGCTGTTCTTTCGCTTCTAATGGAGTATGTACACCATAATGGCACAGCATCAAGAAAAAAGGATCTTTGTGTTCTCCATTAATGTATTGAACTGTTTCTTTTGTCAAGCGATCAGTTAAATACTCTCCTTCATTTCCTTCTTCCAAACCTACAATCACCTTATGATTTCCTGATCTCTTTGGATCTTTTGGGGTGTTGTAAGGATAAAAATACGATTTTGGTGCTCCTGCACTACAACCTGCTATATTAACATCATACCCTCTATTGTTGGGCCATGTTTCTGGTAGTTTACCCAGATGCCATTTTCCAGCAAAGAATGTAGTGTAGCCATTGTTTTTAAATGCTTGACCAATTGTTATTTCGTTATCCGATAAGTTACATTCATCTTTCCCTTGGAAACCCGGAACACCTACTCTTGCAGGATATTTACCCGTCTGTAATCCGTATCTTGAAGGAACACATCTAGGATGTGAAACATAAGCATTAGAAAAATCTACACCTTCTTTAGCTAATGCATCAATATTTGGCGTTTCATAAAACTTGGAGCCATGAAGGCTAATATCATAAAATCCCAAATCGTCTACTACAAAGACAACTACATTTTTCTTCTGAGCAAAAACAGAAGATAAAATAGTAAAGCTGAATATAAAAAGTAATAATGTTCTCATCACTTATTGTCTTATTGGATAAATAGCATCAGACGGAATCTCTACTTTAAAATTCTCTTTTAAGTAGTTCTGCTCCACTAAGAAATCATCTGTTGCTTGTAGTGTATCATAATACCATCTACTCACCGTTCCTGCTGGGTATCCTTGTTTTTTCCCATATCCTTTATTGAAAAAAGAGTGTTCTGCACCAGTGTAAACTATCATTTTTATATCTACACCTGCTTCTTGTGCTCTCTTCTCAAAATCTCTTGCGATATCTAATGGTATAACCTTATCTAAGTCCCCTAACTGTACTAAAGTGGAAGGAAAAGCATTACTCATATTTGGTCTTGGACTAAATGTTTCCCATTTAATACCTTTTGCGGATAGTTCTTTTTCTACTAAACGGAATCCATAACCCTTATCACTTACATCCAATACTGGATTAAAAAGCAATAGTAAATTCGGTTGGTAATCTTTTTTCGTAATGGAAGTACTCAATGGATCAATAAATGCAGTACTTGCTGCTAGATGTCCCCCTGCTGAACCGCCTCCAATAGCGATCATATTTTTCTTAATTCCGTATTTCTTTGCATTTTTTCTTACAAAAGCTACTGCTTCTTGTGCATCTTCGACAGCTTCGTAGATTGTTGTATTGTTTCTCTTCCTTACCCTATATTCTGGGCAGAACACAACAAGACCTCTATCTGCAAAATGTTTTGCCTGATTATAGAAAGCTTTGGGGCTTCCAGAGTTCCAACCACCACCATGGATAAAAATAATTGCTCCTTTGGAAGAGGCCTGTTTTTCTGGCTTAAAAATATGTAATGATAGTTGTAGGTCATCTACTGTTTTATATACCTCTTTTTCTGTAGGTTGAATGGTTTGTCCAACTACAGAAAATTGGATAAATACAGAGATAACTAGTAGTAATAATTTTGCTTTCATTTCATAAAGAGGTTAAAAAATGTGAGGGTCCATGATTTAAAATAGTCACACAGTTATGGACCCTCAATCATTTTAATTTTTGATACTTTATTATACTTACAGATTACATGGCCGGATAATTCGGCTTGTAACTGTTAAGGTCTAATTTTTTTGTTTCAGAAACCTCCAATTTAACCTTTGTTAGATCTTTATCTCTTGATGAAGAACCAACCATAATTGTGAAGTCGCCTTTTTCTACGATCCATTGCATTTCTTGATCAAAGAAGGCTAAGTCTTGAGTATTCAACTCAAATGAGATTGATTTTTTCTCACCTGCAGCTAAAGATACTTTTTTGTATGCCTTTAATTCTTTGATTGGTCTTGTTACTGAAGAGTAATTATCTCTGATATAAACCTGAACAATTTCATCTCCATCCCTTTTACCAATGTTTTGAACATCACAAGAGACAGTAAATGGCTCATCTCCTTTAATTGTTGATTTATCAATGGCAACATTTGAAGTTTTGAACTCAGTGTATGAAAGACCAAAACCAAATGAGTACAATGGATTTTTATCCGTAAACTTATACTTATGGAAGTAGTGTGAAGGCTTATGGTTATAATATAACTTGATTTGACCTGCTGTTCTTGGTACTGTGATCGGTAATTTTGCTGTTGGGTTCACATCACCAAATAAGATTTCTGTGATCGCCTGACCACCAAAGCTACCTGGCTCCCATGCTTCAAGAATACCATTCATATTGTCTTCTAACCACTCTTCACCAATTGGTCTACCGTTTACTAATACTGCTACTACTGGTGTACCCGTTTTTTTAATCGCTTTGATTAACTCTAACTGACGACCTGGTAGATCGATATGAGCTCTATCTGTATTTTCGCCGCAAGTCTTGTTTTTCCAATCGTATCTTAATGAATTTTCTCCTACAACTACAATTGCCAAATCAGACTTAGATGCTCTTACTGCCGCCTCTCTGATTGATTTATCAGAAGTTTGACCAATAATTTCACCGCTATTATAGTAATCTAATTTAAATCCTTTTTGCTTTGAAACAGCTTCTAAACCTTCTTTTACAGTAACAACTCTGTCTTCAGGTTGGTACCAGTGCCAATCGCCTAAGATTGTTTCATTGTTAGCGTTAGGTCCTGTTAGGAATACTTTTTTATACTTACCTCCTGCTAAAGGAAGGATACCATCATTCTTTAATAAAACGATTGACTTTCTTGCTACTTCTAATGCAGTTGCTTGATGCTCTTGGTTGAAAACAATTTCTTCTGCTTTTTTCTCATCAACAAAAGGATTTTCAAATAAACCAAGACGGAATTTTACTTCTAATATCTTAGCACAAGCGTCATTTACTCTTTCTTCAGGAACTATACCTTTCTTAACCGCTTCTACGATCGATTCTGTAAACTTAGGACCATGCATGTGCATATCCATACCATTATTTACAGAAGTTCTGAAGGCATCATCCATCGTTTCAGCTTGGTGATGAAGTGTATGAATTCTTTCAATATCCATCCAATCTGATACATAGAAACCTTGGAAGCCGTATTCTTCTCTAACAATATCTGTCATTAAAAGCTTACTGTTATGACATGGAATACCATTTACTTCGTTATGTGCTGTCATAATAGAAAATACATTCGCTTCTTGTACAGCTCTTCTGTAAGGAGGTAAATGTACTTCTCTAATTGTTCTCATTGAGATATCTAATGGAGAAGCGTTGGTACCATTCATAGGCTCTCCACCACCGATTAAGTGTTTTGCACAAGCAATTACTTTCTCATTTCCTGTGAAGTTTTCACCTTGGAAACCTTTAATCATTTCAACACCCATGTTACCTACAAGGTATGGGTCTTCACCGAAAGTTTCGCCAACTCTACCCCAACGGGCATCTCTAGCGATATCGATATTTGGCGTAAATGCCCAATGCGAACCAGTAGCTCTCATTTCTTTGGCAGTTTCTACACCAATTCTGTTAGATAATTGCTCTTCCCAAGTACTTGCTAAACCAATTGGAGTAGGATAAATAGTTGCTCCATAGTTTAAACCATTACCATGAATGGCATCAATACCTATTAATAATGGGATTTGTAATCTAGATTTTTGAGCTAGTTTTTGTAAGTGGTTTGCTTCCTCAGCAGAGATAACATGTAAAAATGAACCGATTTTTCCTTCCTCAGTCATTTTTGCAATATCCGAAGAATGAAGTCCAGGATAAAAACCTAATGCATCATTATTATGCAGGTCATCTGGAGACAAATCTTCCTCTGCTTTTTTCATATGTTCTAGGCCTACATATTGGGCCATTTGGGCAACTTTTTCTTCTAATGTCATCTGAGACATCAGGTCTGCCACACGATCTTGAATCGCTACGTTTGTGTTTTTGTAGATAGGTTGATCGTTGCTTGCTTTTGTTTCACATCCGATGATGCCAACAGCTAATGCCAGAGCAACAGCACCTTTGATTAAGTTTCTCATTGTCGTATCAAAAAATTAAATTATTGATATCACAAATCTCGAAAAGATCTAAAAAAATGTAGTTTAATTATTAATCTTACACTTATAAAAATGGTTCAATAAAAAAGCGTTCACAGTACTTACAACCCTCTTAATATAGTCAAAATAAAGGTTTTATTACTTTTTTTAAACATTGAACGTTTTTCAAACCTACAAGAACTATTACTCGTCTATTGTGATATATACACTTTATACATTTGTTACATCAAGGCCAACAAAATGAATTATAAAATATTAATAAGAAATCACATGGAAAATTATTACCTTAAGGAATGAAACATCAGTAATGTAGAATCAGCCAAGTTCATTAAATCGCTAAATCAAGTAGTTTCGAGACTACTAACTAATCGAGAAAAAATTTAATGAATTAAATAAGTACGTTAATATTGATATCAACTTCAACAGATTTTTTTCAGTTGAATAACACATAGTATGATGAAGTGTATAAATCTACTCTTTATTCTGTTTTTACTAACGCTATCCAATAACTTCACTTTTGCACAAAACCAAGAAACTTACACTGTAGAAGGTATTGTAAAAGATGAAAGTGGAATCACTCTACCTGGAGTGAATGTATACGTTAGAGAAACAAGGAACGGAGTCAAAACCGACTTCAATGGAAAATTTTCAATCAACCTAGAAGAGACCGCTACTTTGGTTTTCTCTTACATAGGTATGAAGACGAAAAGAGTCGAAGTAAATCCTTTCGATTTAACCAATAGAAATTTAGATATTGTGCTTAAAGAGGACATGGAATTATTAGACGAAATCGTCGTAGTAGGATATGGTAGTCAAAATGCCAGTGACCTTACCGGTTCTGTATCACAATTAAAAGAGTCTGACGATGTAGTGAGACAATACAATAGTGTTGACGAAGTACTACAAGGACGTATGGCCGGTGTTCAAGTAACTAGTAACAGTGGTCAGCCAGGTTCGGGTATTAGTGTAAAAATTCGAGGTACAAACTCATTAAGAGGTAACAACGAACCATTATATATTGTTGATGGTATCGTTATTAGTTCAGCAGGTGAAGATACTAATTCTGCTTTTTCTGATGGAAACGAAGACCAAGGAGTTCAAAATGGTCTTGCAGGTATTAACCCAAGAGATATTGAATCGATAGAAGTACTTAAAGATGCTTCCGCTACAGCTATTTATGGTTCAAGAGGTGCCAATGGTGTAGTTTTAATCACGACAAAAAAAGGTAATAAAGGAAAAGCTAAAATCAATGCTTTTGTAAATACAGAAGTAGCAATGATCTCTAAAAAGATTGATGTATTAGATCCCCAAGCATTTGCACAAATGACCAACGAGGTATCTATGATGAAAGGACAGCTTCCTAAATACCACATCAATAATGGTCAAATTTACGGTGTAGATGGAAACGGTTCAATTAGCACTGTTCCATTGACACAAGTAAATTGGCAAGATGAAATTTACCAACCAGGTGTAAGTACCAATGCTCAACTTTCCGCTTCAGGTGGTACTGATAACACAAAGTACTATATCTCTGGTGGTTTTAATGACATGAATGGTATTGTAGAAAATTCTAATATGAAGTCTGGAGACTTAAGAATGAACCTACAAACTAAAGTAACGGATAAGTTAAAAGTGGATGGCCGTATGTCGATGTATTACTCACAAGGTCAGTTTGCTCAAAGTGGTTCAAAAGGTGGTAGTAGCCGTTCATTCACAAAATCGGTAGTCAACTTCCAACCATTCTATGAGCATGATGCTGAAATCTCAGACATTGGTTTATCATCTCCACTATCATTTATTGAAGACTACGAAGATTTAACGCAAGAGTTAAAATTATTCGCTTCAATGAATGCTACTTATTCATTCAATAAGAATTTCAAATACCAAATGAGAGCGGGTACTAACTATAGATCGAAAGAAAGATCTATTTGGTACGGTAGCAATACTCAAAAAGGTAGTCAGACAAACGGTGCATTAGGTATTTCTGGATTAAGCAGATATTCTTATGTGGTTGATAACTTATTTATGTTTAATAAGAACTTCAATAAGAAACATAGAATTGATGCAGTAGTTGGTTTTGTTGTAGATGGTGTAACGAGTACTCAATCCAATTCAGAATCGGAAAACTTCCCGGTACATACATTAAAAGCAAGAGCCCCACAATTAGGACAAACTATTGTAACTCCTTACACTGAAATGACGAGTTCAGAATTATTGTTATCTGGTTTAGGTAGATTCTCATACACATATGATAATAAGTATACCTTAACTGCTACAATGAGAGCGGACGGGTCGTCAAAATTCAAATCACAAAACCAATTTGGTTACTTCCCATCAGCGGCCGCAGCGTGGCATATTTCTGAAGAGAATTTCTTAAAAACTTCAGACGTTGTTTCTAACCTAAAGCTTAGAGCATCTTGGGGTCTTACTGGTAACCAAGCAATCACTCCTTACCAAACTTACGATAATTACGGTGTTGTTTACTACACAGATTACAACAACAACACTATCATTGGTGCAGGACCTAATAACATCGGTAATGAAACTCTAAAATGGGAAACAACGCAGCAGTCTAACGTAGGTATTGATTTCGGTTTATTTGAAGGAAAGATTTATGGTTCATTTGATGCTTTCTATAAAACAACAGATGACCTTCTTCAAGAGATTATGATTCCTACTTCAACAGGTTTTACTAGTTACTTAACCAACAGAGGTAGTATTGAAAATAAAGGTATCGACTTTATGCTAGAGACAGTTGCTTATTCTAAGAAAGACTTAACAATTACGGTAGGTGGTAACATCTCTGTAGTTAGATCAAAAGTACTTGATTTAGGTATTCCTGAAGCTCCTGTATATATCAACGGTCAAGAGCAAATGGCCTCTTATTACTTAGGCAACAACATCTCAACGGGTACTTACTTTAAGCAACCTGCTAACATCTTTATGGTAGGACAACCTGTAGGTGTATTCTGGGGATATCAAACCAACGGTATTTACCAAACATCTGAAGATGCAGCCAATGGTCCAAGTGTAAATGGTAATGCTCCTTCTGCAGGTGATATCGCTTTTGTAGACCAAAATGGTGATGGTAATATTGATGCTTCAGACATGACAATCATTGGTGATCCTAACCCTGATTTCATCTTCGGTTTCAATACTAAAATCACGTATAAAAACCTTACAATTAGTGCATTGTTCACTGGTTCATTCGGCAACGACATTGTTAACGGTAACTTATTGATCGAATCAGATGCTTACCAAAATAATAAGAACGTAAGACCTGAAGCAT is from Flammeovirga agarivorans and encodes:
- a CDS encoding glycoside hydrolase family 3 N-terminal domain-containing protein, whose amino-acid sequence is MRNLIKGAVALALAVGIIGCETKASNDQPIYKNTNVAIQDRVADLMSQMTLEEKVAQMAQYVGLEHMKKAEEDLSPDDLHNNDALGFYPGLHSSDIAKMTEEGKIGSFLHVISAEEANHLQKLAQKSRLQIPLLIGIDAIHGNGLNYGATIYPTPIGLASTWEEQLSNRIGVETAKEMRATGSHWAFTPNIDIARDARWGRVGETFGEDPYLVGNMGVEMIKGFQGENFTGNEKVIACAKHLIGGGEPMNGTNASPLDISMRTIREVHLPPYRRAVQEANVFSIMTAHNEVNGIPCHNSKLLMTDIVREEYGFQGFYVSDWMDIERIHTLHHQAETMDDAFRTSVNNGMDMHMHGPKFTESIVEAVKKGIVPEERVNDACAKILEVKFRLGLFENPFVDEKKAEEIVFNQEHQATALEVARKSIVLLKNDGILPLAGGKYKKVFLTGPNANNETILGDWHWYQPEDRVVTVKEGLEAVSKQKGFKLDYYNSGEIIGQTSDKSIREAAVRASKSDLAIVVVGENSLRYDWKNKTCGENTDRAHIDLPGRQLELIKAIKKTGTPVVAVLVNGRPIGEEWLEDNMNGILEAWEPGSFGGQAITEILFGDVNPTAKLPITVPRTAGQIKLYYNHKPSHYFHKYKFTDKNPLYSFGFGLSYTEFKTSNVAIDKSTIKGDEPFTVSCDVQNIGKRDGDEIVQVYIRDNYSSVTRPIKELKAYKKVSLAAGEKKSISFELNTQDLAFFDQEMQWIVEKGDFTIMVGSSSRDKDLTKVKLEVSETKKLDLNSYKPNYPAM
- a CDS encoding SusC/RagA family TonB-linked outer membrane protein; protein product: MMKCINLLFILFLLTLSNNFTFAQNQETYTVEGIVKDESGITLPGVNVYVRETRNGVKTDFNGKFSINLEETATLVFSYIGMKTKRVEVNPFDLTNRNLDIVLKEDMELLDEIVVVGYGSQNASDLTGSVSQLKESDDVVRQYNSVDEVLQGRMAGVQVTSNSGQPGSGISVKIRGTNSLRGNNEPLYIVDGIVISSAGEDTNSAFSDGNEDQGVQNGLAGINPRDIESIEVLKDASATAIYGSRGANGVVLITTKKGNKGKAKINAFVNTEVAMISKKIDVLDPQAFAQMTNEVSMMKGQLPKYHINNGQIYGVDGNGSISTVPLTQVNWQDEIYQPGVSTNAQLSASGGTDNTKYYISGGFNDMNGIVENSNMKSGDLRMNLQTKVTDKLKVDGRMSMYYSQGQFAQSGSKGGSSRSFTKSVVNFQPFYEHDAEISDIGLSSPLSFIEDYEDLTQELKLFASMNATYSFNKNFKYQMRAGTNYRSKERSIWYGSNTQKGSQTNGALGISGLSRYSYVVDNLFMFNKNFNKKHRIDAVVGFVVDGVTSTQSNSESENFPVHTLKARAPQLGQTIVTPYTEMTSSELLLSGLGRFSYTYDNKYTLTATMRADGSSKFKSQNQFGYFPSAAAAWHISEENFLKTSDVVSNLKLRASWGLTGNQAITPYQTYDNYGVVYYTDYNNNTIIGAGPNNIGNETLKWETTQQSNVGIDFGLFEGKIYGSFDAFYKTTDDLLQEIMIPTSTGFTSYLTNRGSIENKGIDFMLETVAYSKKDLTITVGGNISVVRSKVLDLGIPEAPVYINGQEQMASYYLGNNISTGTYFKQPANIFMVGQPVGVFWGYQTNGIYQTSEDAANGPSVNGNAPSAGDIAFVDQNGDGNIDASDMTIIGDPNPDFIFGFNTKITYKNLTISALFTGSFGNDIVNGNLLIESDAYQNNKNVRPEAYYNAWRPGVGDASAPRLDHPDATLFTDRIVESGNYLRLSNLTIGYDLPIKSNSISRMNVFFAGRNLFTLTNYSGYDPEVTSFMSDGSIMGVDWNSFPNAKTYSLGLNVTF